In one Paenibacillus sp. JQZ6Y-1 genomic region, the following are encoded:
- a CDS encoding hydrolase/acyltransferase, whose product MTTSRMRYIILQQNQHLEYVEMPADYAYQLSALNLRLHKEISKLTAANVPALPRAVAECSQLELLQDEAVIVGGLDYINALEQSFASLQEKEYPLISLLTEIRALQAQLEQWYEEYEEQQV is encoded by the coding sequence ATGACTACATCTCGTATGCGCTATATTATTTTGCAGCAGAATCAACATCTGGAATATGTGGAGATGCCTGCTGATTACGCGTACCAATTGAGTGCGCTGAATCTTCGTTTACATAAGGAAATCAGCAAATTAACGGCGGCAAATGTACCTGCTCTGCCGCGTGCGGTAGCGGAATGCAGTCAGCTTGAATTGTTGCAGGACGAAGCGGTGATTGTTGGGGGATTGGATTATATCAATGCGCTAGAGCAATCCTTTGCATCCCTACAAGAAAAAGAATATCCGTTGATCTCATTGCTAACGGAAATTCGTGCGCTTCAGGCACAGTTGGAACAATGGTACGAGGAATACGAGGAACAGCAGGTTTAA
- a CDS encoding SprT family protein, which yields MTNEELQAWVEQLSLEHFDRPFLHHAVFNGRLRTTGGRYFLRSHNIEINPHQLQAFGREEVEKIIKHELCHYHLHITGRGYQHKDPEFKYWLQRVGGGRYCQIPPEMMGNKRKELYRYRLLCRDCQTQYLRKRRMDPTRYRCGKCGGKLTLESLDLPRETW from the coding sequence ATGACTAACGAAGAGCTACAGGCATGGGTGGAGCAGCTATCTCTTGAGCATTTTGATCGTCCATTTCTGCATCATGCCGTATTCAACGGACGGCTCCGTACGACCGGTGGGCGTTATTTTTTGCGCAGCCACAATATTGAGATCAATCCACACCAATTGCAGGCATTTGGACGCGAAGAAGTGGAAAAGATCATCAAGCATGAGCTATGTCACTATCATTTACACATTACAGGACGCGGATATCAGCATAAGGACCCTGAGTTCAAATACTGGCTGCAGCGTGTTGGCGGTGGACGTTATTGCCAGATCCCACCGGAGATGATGGGCAACAAGCGCAAAGAGTTGTATCGTTATCGACTTCTGTGCCGTGATTGCCAGACCCAATATCTGCGCAAGCGCCGGATGGACCCGACACGATATCGCTGTGGCAAGTGTGGAGGAAAACTTACATTGGAGTCGCTTGACTTGCCAAGAGAAACATGGTAA
- a CDS encoding Cof-type HAD-IIB family hydrolase has product MSIKLIAIDLDGTLLSGHSYINEVNKAAILAAQQEGIIVSIATGREHNNVRSFLDAAELITPVISSNGSVIHDEHREHLFSLPLERQQAEEVLHWLESNDYYYQAHTSRGIYTIGSGHQLLAVEVDRLLSTNPDPTYLQMLEAMQSMGARLKMTRVDTYTDIPQDAQFYNILSLSLDPDKLERGRQHFANRDDMTMVVSGNFNFELEHKHASKGTALQHLAEHYNIPLEQTMAIGDNFNDVSMIQLAGLGVAMGNAEPEVQAIADEVTRTNEEDGVAHAIYKALGLNVPLS; this is encoded by the coding sequence ATGAGTATCAAATTAATCGCAATTGATTTGGATGGAACCTTACTAAGCGGACACAGCTATATTAATGAAGTAAACAAAGCCGCCATTCTGGCTGCTCAACAGGAAGGTATTATCGTCAGTATTGCGACTGGACGCGAGCACAACAATGTTCGCAGCTTTCTCGATGCTGCTGAGCTGATTACACCCGTTATTTCCTCTAATGGCTCGGTCATCCATGACGAGCATCGTGAGCATCTATTCTCCTTGCCTTTAGAGCGTCAGCAGGCAGAGGAAGTATTGCATTGGCTGGAAAGCAATGACTACTACTATCAAGCGCATACGAGCCGCGGCATCTATACCATCGGCAGCGGTCATCAGCTGCTGGCGGTTGAGGTGGATCGACTACTCAGCACCAACCCTGACCCTACGTATCTGCAAATGCTGGAAGCGATGCAGTCGATGGGTGCCCGTTTGAAAATGACTCGCGTCGATACGTATACGGATATTCCGCAAGACGCGCAATTTTACAATATCCTCTCCCTCTCCCTTGATCCTGACAAATTAGAAAGAGGACGGCAGCATTTCGCTAACCGCGACGATATGACAATGGTTGTGTCCGGTAATTTCAACTTCGAGTTGGAGCATAAACATGCTTCCAAAGGCACAGCGCTTCAGCATCTAGCCGAGCATTACAATATCCCGCTTGAGCAAACGATGGCGATTGGCGATAACTTTAACGATGTCTCCATGATCCAGCTCGCTGGTCTTGGTGTAGCTATGGGGAATGCTGAACCGGAAGTTCAAGCAATTGCAGATGAAGTAACACGCACCAATGAGGAAGACGGTGTGGCACATGCCATTTACAAAGCGCTTGGATTGAATGTACCTTTGTCTTGA
- a CDS encoding DeoR/GlpR family DNA-binding transcription regulator, whose product MYQEERMLHILDYLSEHRRITIEDICQLFRVSRDTARRDLVRLEEQNSIIRTRGGALLSIGKITIPSYKDRLNTVSTEKKQIGHRAAQLIKGGERIILDSSTTVQACAEFIDAPGCTVITNSINQADVLSDKQDISVHLLGGQLQSQHRYVYGSAAIETLSHYFAERAFIGVGSISAKGLTSLSVEEGRIKHKMMQQAEMVVVLADHSKFGRELFYKFADLSEVDLIITDRSPDPSIQELLEQYEVELWVADPSFTKELTI is encoded by the coding sequence ATGTATCAGGAAGAACGTATGCTTCATATTTTGGATTATCTGAGCGAACATCGGCGGATAACGATTGAGGATATTTGCCAACTGTTTCGGGTATCCCGAGACACCGCTCGGCGTGATCTCGTACGATTAGAAGAACAAAACTCCATTATTCGTACTCGCGGCGGCGCACTCCTCTCCATCGGTAAAATTACCATTCCCAGTTACAAAGATCGCCTAAACACAGTGTCCACGGAAAAGAAGCAAATCGGACATCGTGCTGCACAATTAATCAAGGGCGGCGAACGCATCATCCTCGATTCCTCCACTACGGTACAGGCATGTGCTGAGTTTATCGACGCGCCCGGCTGTACTGTCATCACCAATTCGATTAACCAAGCGGATGTGTTATCTGACAAGCAGGATATTTCAGTGCATCTGCTTGGTGGGCAGCTGCAATCCCAGCATCGTTATGTATATGGATCGGCAGCAATTGAGACGTTATCGCATTATTTTGCTGAACGTGCCTTTATCGGGGTAGGCAGCATTTCTGCCAAAGGGCTAACCTCGCTGTCGGTCGAAGAAGGACGAATCAAGCATAAAATGATGCAACAAGCCGAAATGGTTGTCGTGCTAGCCGATCATTCCAAATTCGGACGCGAGCTGTTTTATAAATTTGCGGATCTGTCCGAGGTTGATCTGATTATTACGGATCGCTCGCCTGATCCTTCCATTCAAGAGTTACTGGAACAATACGAGGTTGAACTATGGGTCGCTGATCCATCATTTACAAAGGAGCTGACAATATGA
- a CDS encoding helix-turn-helix domain-containing protein, which translates to MNRKQPVTSFGWAIKQRLTELQMDQKTFCECYGIPPSRLSNLINGTRKATKYRKQVAELLDIPENFK; encoded by the coding sequence TTGAACCGCAAGCAGCCTGTTACCTCTTTTGGCTGGGCCATCAAACAGAGACTGACAGAGTTACAAATGGATCAAAAGACGTTTTGCGAGTGTTATGGGATTCCCCCCTCGCGTTTGTCCAACCTGATCAATGGCACACGCAAGGCGACAAAATACCGCAAACAAGTCGCCGAATTGCTGGACATTCCTGAGAATTTTAAATAA
- a CDS encoding helix-turn-helix domain-containing protein, translated as MQSQSIYERIELLIKNKGITKKSFCEQLKISTGNFGDWKRGKSTPGTHKLIEIAAYFDVSLDWLLTGKERYTQTVNEQTSPYFFELMGQLNCQDEVLSDQEKDFIKEYIEFTVYRKARQQEQ; from the coding sequence ATGCAGTCGCAATCTATTTATGAACGCATCGAATTACTCATCAAAAACAAGGGTATTACCAAAAAGTCATTTTGCGAGCAATTGAAGATCAGTACAGGTAACTTTGGTGACTGGAAAAGAGGGAAATCCACACCGGGTACACACAAGCTGATCGAGATTGCCGCTTATTTTGATGTCAGTCTGGATTGGCTACTAACGGGCAAGGAACGTTATACCCAAACGGTTAACGAGCAGACTAGCCCGTATTTTTTTGAGCTTATGGGGCAATTGAATTGCCAGGATGAAGTTCTGTCCGATCAGGAAAAGGACTTTATCAAGGAATATATCGAATTTACCGTATATCGCAAAGCCAGACAGCAGGAGCAATAA
- a CDS encoding urease accessory protein UreF, with protein MMNSSQKLLAYVQLLDAKLPTASFTHAHNLERQVNQGHIDSTDQLHEYITGVLKPHLFQWEAPAIHSVYSAVTKQDVWQLALVDKMVIQQIIMPEHMDEARKTGKRLLKLARNLYPWMDFTMLEQAITEYHAVLSLTVLHAWINVQLGIEREQAVGCYFYTLLSCCMSRAAAPLQLSIRDASLLTDQLSQTMETDWNLHWQTATQSQTVSHHPLQNVHTN; from the coding sequence ATGATGAACAGTAGCCAGAAATTACTCGCGTATGTACAGCTGCTGGATGCGAAGCTACCAACAGCCAGCTTTACACACGCCCATAATCTGGAGCGTCAGGTGAATCAAGGTCATATTGATAGCACAGACCAGCTACATGAGTATATTACCGGTGTATTGAAACCTCATCTGTTTCAATGGGAGGCACCAGCGATTCACAGTGTATACTCCGCAGTAACCAAGCAGGATGTATGGCAGCTTGCTCTCGTGGATAAGATGGTGATTCAGCAGATCATTATGCCAGAACATATGGATGAAGCCAGAAAGACAGGTAAGCGCTTACTCAAGTTGGCGCGTAATTTATATCCATGGATGGATTTTACTATGTTAGAGCAGGCAATCACTGAATATCATGCTGTGCTATCCTTGACTGTACTCCATGCTTGGATCAATGTTCAGCTCGGTATCGAACGAGAGCAAGCAGTGGGATGCTATTTTTATACGCTTCTCTCCTGCTGCATGAGTCGGGCGGCAGCACCTTTACAGTTAAGTATTCGCGATGCCAGCCTACTGACCGATCAATTATCGCAAACGATGGAAACAGACTGGAATCTACATTGGCAGACTGCTACGCAATCACAAACAGTCTCGCATCATCCCTTGCAAAACGTTCATACCAATTGA
- a CDS encoding glutathione peroxidase, producing the protein MTVYDYHANTIGGKEVPLEQYKGKTLLIVNTASKCGLTPQFAGLQELYDKFKDDNFEILGFPSNQFAGQDPGSNEEISEFCQLNYGVSFPMFEKINVNGSDAHPLFKYLSEQAPGILGSKAIKWNFTKFLIDGDGNPIKRYSPQTTPDKIEEDIRKQL; encoded by the coding sequence ATGACTGTTTACGATTATCATGCCAACACGATTGGCGGCAAGGAAGTTCCTCTTGAACAGTACAAAGGCAAAACCCTGTTGATCGTCAATACAGCCAGCAAATGCGGGTTAACGCCACAATTTGCCGGATTACAGGAACTGTACGACAAATTCAAGGATGATAACTTTGAAATTCTAGGTTTTCCAAGCAATCAGTTTGCTGGACAGGACCCCGGCAGTAATGAAGAAATCTCAGAATTTTGCCAGTTGAATTACGGTGTTAGCTTCCCCATGTTCGAAAAGATCAATGTAAATGGCTCGGATGCACATCCCCTGTTTAAATATTTAAGCGAGCAAGCGCCCGGCATTCTTGGCTCCAAAGCGATCAAATGGAACTTTACCAAATTTCTGATTGACGGAGACGGTAATCCAATCAAACGCTATTCGCCGCAAACTACACCAGATAAGATCGAAGAAGATATTAGAAAACAGTTGTAA
- a CDS encoding organic hydroperoxide resistance protein, whose amino-acid sequence MMALYTATAKVHGGRQGKVESSTGALDVSLVMPKELGGGGGNGTNPEELFAAGYGACYQSALANVARREKVNVTDTLVTSNVLIDKDPADGGFKLSVRLDVTIPGLSHEEALDIAKKAHEFCPYSKATRGNIDVELNVVQND is encoded by the coding sequence ATAATGGCACTGTATACAGCAACAGCAAAAGTTCATGGTGGACGTCAAGGTAAGGTTGAATCGAGCACAGGTGCGCTGGACGTGAGTCTTGTTATGCCGAAAGAACTGGGTGGCGGTGGCGGTAACGGTACCAATCCAGAGGAACTATTTGCAGCCGGTTATGGCGCATGCTATCAGAGCGCACTTGCCAATGTAGCACGTCGTGAAAAGGTAAATGTTACGGATACGCTTGTAACCAGCAATGTACTGATCGACAAAGACCCCGCAGACGGTGGCTTCAAGCTATCCGTGCGATTGGATGTTACGATTCCGGGACTATCGCATGAAGAAGCACTGGATATTGCCAAAAAAGCGCATGAATTCTGCCCATACTCCAAAGCAACACGCGGCAATATTGATGTAGAATTGAATGTCGTGCAAAACGACTAA
- a CDS encoding thiol-disulfide oxidoreductase DCC family protein, whose product MVTAHAPVSRPGEPTELTDAQIDELLQGEHPIVLVDGVCHFCQGATKFIIKRDLKGIFHFASLQSEVGQKLLQKGGLSTTSMDTFVLVDHGKFYTRSTAALRIAKRLKFAWPLLYAFIIVPKVLRDSVYNYVARNRYRWFGKSDQCMLPTPDIRARFVE is encoded by the coding sequence ATGGTAACTGCACATGCTCCGGTATCCAGACCGGGAGAACCAACCGAATTGACAGATGCCCAGATTGACGAGCTGCTTCAGGGAGAACATCCAATTGTTCTGGTAGATGGTGTTTGCCATTTTTGCCAAGGAGCGACCAAATTTATTATTAAACGCGATCTCAAAGGAATATTCCATTTTGCTTCCTTGCAGTCAGAGGTTGGACAGAAGCTGCTACAAAAGGGCGGATTGTCCACAACATCGATGGATACCTTTGTGCTAGTGGATCATGGGAAATTCTATACACGCTCTACAGCTGCACTTCGCATTGCTAAACGACTAAAATTTGCGTGGCCATTACTGTATGCGTTTATTATTGTGCCAAAGGTATTGCGGGACAGTGTGTATAATTACGTGGCACGCAATCGGTATCGTTGGTTTGGTAAGTCTGATCAGTGTATGCTACCGACACCGGATATTCGGGCGAGATTTGTAGAATAA
- a CDS encoding ParA family protein, translated as MAPVQIVLCVEDSEYIELLLRYVRTSEYAARVRIRAFSDHETFLTYMNEGHHRGLVAAEESFLQRWLKDGESKSNRCVTLGEYQEKNEEHQVLAKYQPLQRLLEQLCEYSGKAPAEWQREVGKTMITTIYSTSPGSGKSVTAMNMAKQYGMRGESVFYLNLEAASSTHWLTMDQQPDPNYELSRLLYDLQAAAESKRQPEASPSQYAIRAEEIRADIFVPPGNFNELLHMTEDETAMLIRYIAHSGEYDHLIIDVESGWHDRIRAALSESDRIVWLLTDDLPCMNKTLQWMSYWQHYDSDWYEQIGGKVSFVLNRYTGGLINRLPVEGMELEGTLPYVPSWKQVSSGELLWCSPIFQRDILKLCRLDHTHDELAYSVVNGVSL; from the coding sequence ATGGCTCCAGTACAGATCGTACTTTGTGTGGAGGACAGTGAGTACATTGAGCTGCTGCTGCGGTATGTCCGCACCAGTGAATATGCAGCCAGAGTACGCATTCGGGCATTTTCAGATCATGAGACGTTTTTAACTTATATGAATGAAGGGCATCATCGAGGGCTAGTAGCAGCGGAGGAATCTTTTTTGCAACGCTGGCTCAAGGATGGTGAATCCAAAAGCAATCGCTGCGTGACGTTAGGCGAATATCAGGAAAAGAACGAAGAGCATCAAGTGCTTGCCAAATACCAGCCGCTGCAACGACTGCTGGAACAGCTTTGCGAATATAGTGGCAAAGCACCCGCAGAATGGCAACGTGAAGTAGGCAAGACGATGATCACAACGATCTATTCAACATCGCCGGGTAGTGGGAAATCGGTCACAGCGATGAATATGGCGAAGCAGTATGGCATGAGAGGGGAATCGGTATTTTACTTGAATCTGGAAGCTGCTAGCAGTACCCATTGGCTAACGATGGATCAGCAGCCTGATCCAAACTATGAATTGTCCAGATTGCTGTACGATCTTCAGGCAGCTGCGGAATCGAAGCGCCAGCCAGAAGCATCGCCATCTCAGTATGCCATCAGAGCAGAAGAGATTCGTGCCGATATTTTTGTCCCGCCGGGCAATTTTAATGAATTGCTGCATATGACGGAAGACGAAACGGCGATGCTCATTCGGTATATTGCACATAGCGGTGAATATGATCATTTGATTATCGATGTGGAATCAGGGTGGCATGATCGTATTCGTGCCGCACTGAGCGAAAGTGATCGTATCGTCTGGCTGTTGACCGATGATCTGCCATGTATGAACAAAACCCTGCAATGGATGTCGTACTGGCAGCATTATGATAGCGATTGGTATGAACAGATTGGTGGAAAAGTATCATTTGTTCTGAATCGGTATACTGGTGGGTTGATCAATCGTTTGCCAGTAGAGGGGATGGAGCTGGAAGGAACGCTTCCGTATGTTCCATCTTGGAAGCAGGTAAGCAGTGGGGAGCTGTTATGGTGCTCACCGATTTTTCAGCGTGATATTTTGAAGCTATGTCGGTTAGATCATACTCATGATGAGTTAGCGTATTCGGTTGTTAACGGGGTGAGTTTGTGA
- a CDS encoding recombinase family protein, which yields MKAAIYIRVSTDMQAEDGFSVEGQRSRLTSYAESQDWEITDFYIDDGYSAKDLKRPAMEEMLQHMKERKFDVVLVYKLDRLTRSVMDLHKLLKQFDLYSVKFKSATEIFETTTAMGRFFITLVGAMAEWERGTISERVRFGVEQMVKEGKRPGGVMPYGYTQKGELVPEEAQLIRQAAALYMSGLGYKSVAMRLNSEGKLRRGREWSDATVSYTLDNPFYAGTIRMGTKTAAGKYINSKRDERVKCVYGKGDHEAVFTEAEFEELQKYRKNKTFGGFSSSKIYWFSGVLRCGRCGASMFGRLTTKKTTARGIVRSQYYICSSRHHKRSCDLPIFRQVHVEKLLMEYIQKVKADMSQLRDESLKIETEKKEYDREIAEAKRDLSKINERREKWQYMFVEGLISQEDVKRKLVAENDAEMAIRDKLAVTQKSLSGIPKVDELAQLAEVWDTLDDGDKKEVIGLLFSKIEINTPVTKPKGTKNAFFDAYVQAVTFN from the coding sequence ATGAAAGCAGCGATATATATAAGAGTCAGCACAGATATGCAGGCTGAAGATGGATTCTCTGTCGAAGGACAGCGCAGCCGACTTACTTCTTATGCGGAATCCCAGGACTGGGAGATTACTGATTTTTATATCGATGACGGTTACTCTGCCAAAGACTTGAAACGTCCGGCTATGGAAGAGATGCTGCAACATATGAAAGAAAGAAAATTTGATGTTGTCCTGGTATATAAGCTTGATCGCTTGACCAGATCTGTAATGGATCTACATAAGCTTCTCAAACAATTTGATCTATATAGTGTTAAATTCAAATCGGCTACTGAGATATTCGAAACTACTACGGCCATGGGTCGTTTTTTTATTACATTAGTTGGAGCAATGGCTGAATGGGAACGCGGTACAATTTCTGAACGCGTACGCTTTGGTGTAGAACAGATGGTTAAGGAAGGAAAACGACCTGGTGGTGTAATGCCATATGGATATACTCAAAAGGGTGAACTTGTTCCAGAAGAAGCGCAGCTGATCCGGCAAGCAGCAGCATTATATATGAGCGGACTTGGCTATAAGTCTGTAGCCATGCGATTGAATAGTGAAGGCAAACTTCGAAGAGGTAGAGAATGGAGCGATGCTACTGTATCTTACACATTAGATAATCCATTCTATGCAGGCACAATACGCATGGGGACGAAAACAGCAGCTGGCAAGTATATCAATAGTAAACGAGATGAGCGAGTAAAATGTGTATACGGAAAAGGCGATCATGAAGCAGTTTTTACAGAAGCTGAGTTTGAAGAATTACAAAAGTATAGAAAAAACAAAACTTTCGGCGGCTTCAGTTCTTCAAAAATATATTGGTTTTCAGGCGTATTACGATGTGGACGTTGTGGAGCCTCTATGTTTGGTAGACTTACTACAAAGAAAACTACTGCCAGAGGTATAGTGCGTTCCCAATATTACATTTGTTCCAGCCGGCATCATAAGCGCAGTTGTGATCTACCTATATTCCGGCAAGTTCATGTTGAAAAATTACTTATGGAGTATATACAAAAAGTTAAAGCGGATATGTCTCAGCTTCGTGACGAATCTCTAAAAATAGAGACTGAAAAGAAAGAATACGATAGAGAAATTGCAGAAGCTAAACGAGATCTATCCAAAATTAATGAACGGCGTGAAAAATGGCAGTACATGTTTGTAGAAGGTCTAATTAGCCAAGAGGATGTAAAGCGCAAGCTTGTTGCTGAGAATGATGCTGAAATGGCTATACGTGACAAACTGGCTGTAACTCAAAAGTCATTGTCTGGAATACCTAAGGTCGATGAGTTAGCACAGTTGGCAGAAGTATGGGATACTCTGGATGATGGAGATAAAAAAGAAGTTATCGGACTTCTCTTCTCAAAAATCGAAATCAATACACCTGTCACTAAACCTAAAGGTACAAAGAATGCATTTTTCGATGCTTATGTACAAGCAGTGACTTTTAATTAA
- a CDS encoding ImmA/IrrE family metallo-endopeptidase: MLSDYQPTSNDLFISKLYQALGILNPYQIDIQLIATTCGSKIAYYPGRSFSYRSKNESFIILNNQIPPNEQRADFFHELGHIVLHEGNQDRLSPLFIQLQEWQANRFQLAAAMPYHLLPETKNLRIQEYARVLSELFSVPLDVAYRRIDHIRSRIPLKVLYA, from the coding sequence ATGCTATCAGACTATCAACCAACATCTAATGACTTATTCATATCTAAACTGTACCAAGCACTTGGTATTTTAAATCCTTATCAAATTGACATACAGCTTATCGCAACTACTTGTGGATCTAAAATTGCTTATTACCCAGGTCGTTCTTTCTCGTACAGATCTAAAAATGAAAGTTTTATTATTTTAAATAATCAGATCCCACCAAATGAACAACGTGCTGATTTCTTCCATGAACTCGGTCATATTGTTTTACATGAAGGTAATCAAGATCGTTTATCTCCCCTATTTATACAGCTACAAGAATGGCAAGCTAATCGGTTCCAATTAGCTGCTGCTATGCCATATCATCTATTACCAGAAACCAAGAACCTTAGAATTCAAGAATATGCGCGAGTTTTATCTGAACTATTTTCAGTTCCTTTAGATGTGGCATACCGCCGCATTGATCATATTAGAAGCCGCATTCCCTTAAAAGTACTATACGCTTAA
- a CDS encoding helix-turn-helix domain-containing protein: MATFGQRLKTLRKEKKLTQKQLAELFKISESGVSMFENDSREPSLELIDNMATYFDVSVDYLMGRSIARTSGEGFFYSDGGNDWTDEEKAAAAAFIEQMRKMKDAQNKDN, encoded by the coding sequence ATGGCGACATTTGGACAAAGGTTAAAGACCTTACGTAAAGAAAAAAAGCTTACACAAAAGCAACTAGCAGAATTATTTAAGATAAGTGAAAGTGGCGTTAGTATGTTTGAAAATGATAGCCGAGAACCATCGCTTGAGCTTATTGATAATATGGCAACTTATTTTGATGTGTCTGTAGATTACCTGATGGGACGTTCAATCGCGCGTACTTCCGGGGAAGGATTCTTTTACTCTGATGGTGGTAATGATTGGACAGATGAAGAGAAAGCTGCAGCTGCAGCATTCATCGAACAGATGCGAAAAATGAAGGATGCACAGAATAAGGATAACTAG
- a CDS encoding helix-turn-helix transcriptional regulator, producing MKDLIAKRLMELRANRSQEEVTIALGISKSTWSMYENAERIPKDEIKIKIANYFNKTVQEIFFDL from the coding sequence ATGAAAGATCTAATTGCAAAGCGTTTAATGGAATTACGTGCAAACCGCTCGCAAGAAGAAGTCACAATAGCATTAGGAATAAGTAAAAGCACTTGGTCAATGTATGAGAATGCTGAACGAATTCCAAAAGATGAGATTAAAATAAAGATTGCAAACTATTTCAACAAAACAGTACAAGAAATTTTTTTTGATTTATGA
- a CDS encoding XRE family transcriptional regulator, with amino-acid sequence MAVGSFGKSLSEVMKLRGKSQVNTAQEIHIDNSTLSKVAGGSRTATSELMRSTNELLDDGQLAIAAAGEVTGGAFAPWLDNVDLHRASVLFKTVEEMKEVIALSETTAIFKTADQISEAERQQIKVLIKETIEAITALTHLVAILCREYTFSWLGVWKEHRTDMRIKKYMK; translated from the coding sequence ATGGCCGTTGGATCATTTGGCAAATCATTATCAGAAGTTATGAAGTTACGCGGTAAGAGCCAAGTTAACACTGCTCAGGAAATACACATTGATAACTCTACACTCAGTAAAGTTGCTGGGGGTTCACGTACAGCAACATCTGAACTTATGCGTTCTACAAATGAATTATTGGATGATGGACAGCTTGCGATTGCAGCTGCCGGGGAAGTAACAGGCGGCGCATTTGCTCCATGGCTAGATAACGTAGATCTTCATAGAGCAAGCGTACTGTTCAAAACGGTAGAAGAAATGAAGGAAGTTATAGCTCTTTCTGAAACGACAGCCATTTTTAAAACGGCTGATCAGATCAGTGAAGCAGAACGACAGCAAATTAAGGTGTTAATCAAAGAAACGATTGAAGCCATTACTGCTCTAACTCACCTTGTTGCTATTCTCTGCCGGGAATACACCTTTAGTTGGCTTGGAGTATGGAAAGAACATCGAACTGATATGCGAATCAAAAAATATATGAAGTGA